One segment of Nothobranchius furzeri strain GRZ-AD chromosome 13, NfurGRZ-RIMD1, whole genome shotgun sequence DNA contains the following:
- the LOC107397140 gene encoding phosphatidylinositol transfer protein alpha isoform translates to MQIKEYRVVLPISVEEYQVGQLYAVAEASKSETGGGDGVEVLVNEPYEENGEKGQYTHKVYHLQSKVPQFIRMIAPKGALEVHEKAWNAYPYCRTILTNTYMKEKFMIKIETWHKPDLGDQENVHGLDKSKWETVDVVNIDIADKSCINAKDYKADEDPAIFKSQKTGRGPLGPDWRKELANNSNCPHMCAYKLVTVEFKWLGLQNRMETLIHKVERRLFTQFHRQLFCWIDKWIDLSLDDIRRMEEETKQQLDEMRKTDEVKGMSADE, encoded by the exons ATGCAGATCAAAGAGTA CCGGGTCGTCCTGCCCATCTCCGTGGAGGAA TACCAGGTGGGCCAGCTGTACGCTGTAGCAGAAGCCAGCAAGAGTGAGACCGGAGGAGGCGACGGCGTGGAGGTGCTTGTGAATGAACCGTATGAGGAGAATGGAGAGAAGGGACAATACACCCACAAGGTCTACCATCTGCAAAG caaagTGCCGCAGTTCATCCGAATGATCGCTCCGAAGGGTGCTCTGGAGGTGCATGAGAAAGCCTGGAACGCATATCCTTACTGTCGAACAA TCCTCACC AACACCTACATGAAAGAGAAGTTCATGATTAAGATCGAGACCTGGCACAAGCCTGACCTGGGGGATCAGGAGAAT GTACACGGACTAGACAAGAGCAAATGGGAAACCGTTGACGTTGTTAATATCGACATTGCAGATAAAAGCTGCATTAATGCAAAG GACTACAAGGCAGATGAAGATCCTGCCATCTTTAAGTCACAGAAGACCGGAAGAGGGCCTCTGGGACCAGACTGGAGG AAAGAACTAGCTAACAACTCCAACTGCCCTCACATGTGTGCCTATAAACTAGTCACGGTTGAGTTTAAGTGGCTGGGACTTCAGAACAGGATGGAAACGCTCATTCATAAG gtggAAAGGCGCTTGTTTACCCAGTTCCACAGACAGCTGTTCTGTTGGATTGACAAATGGATCGACCTGTCGCTGGATGACATTCGGCGTATGGAAGAGGAGACCAAGCAGCAGCTGGATGAG atGAGGAAAACTGATGAAGTTAAAGGCATGTCTGCTGATGAGTGA